The following are encoded together in the Serratia odorifera genome:
- a CDS encoding ferritin-like domain-containing protein → MTYEENYLDWLRDAHAMEKQAETMLRSMADRLEHYPDLKARIEQHIDETLQQQALLQTVIERNDTSNSALKDTMGKMTAMGQALGGMFTEDEVVKGAISSYTFENFEMGCYTSLIAAAELVGDTEGARIFEQIREQEQKMAEWALTHLPTVTEQFLVRSATPEVEAKN, encoded by the coding sequence ATGACATACGAAGAAAATTATCTTGACTGGCTACGTGACGCCCACGCGATGGAAAAGCAGGCGGAAACCATGTTGCGTAGTATGGCCGACCGCTTGGAACATTATCCCGATCTCAAAGCGCGCATTGAGCAGCACATCGATGAAACGCTGCAACAACAGGCGTTATTACAAACGGTTATTGAACGCAACGACACCTCCAATTCGGCGCTGAAAGATACCATGGGCAAAATGACCGCCATGGGTCAGGCGTTGGGGGGAATGTTTACTGAAGATGAAGTCGTCAAGGGCGCCATCAGCAGCTATACCTTTGAGAATTTTGAGATGGGTTGTTACACCTCGCTGATTGCCGCTGCCGAACTGGTCGGCGATACCGAAGGCGCGCGCATCTTTGAGCAAATCCGTGAGCAGGAACAGAAAATGGCCGAGTGGGCGTTGACGCATTTACCGACGGTGACCGAGCAATTTCTGGTGCGCTCTGCCACACCGGAAGTGGAAGCCAAAAATTGA
- a CDS encoding general stress protein, which produces MVEHRGGSGNFAEDRERASEAGKKGGQESGGNFKNDPQRAAEAGKKGGQVSGGNFKNDPERAAEAGKKGGQH; this is translated from the coding sequence ATGGTAGAGCATCGTGGCGGTTCAGGTAATTTTGCTGAAGACAGGGAACGCGCTTCTGAAGCCGGTAAAAAAGGCGGTCAAGAGAGCGGTGGGAATTTCAAAAACGATCCACAACGCGCTGCGGAGGCAGGTAAAAAAGGCGGTCAGGTCAGCGGTGGTAACTTTAAAAATGACCCTGAGCGCGCCGCTGAGGCCGGCAAAAAAGGCGGGCAACATTAA
- a CDS encoding glutamate-cysteine ligase family protein yields the protein MQHTSFTRAHRHTISTELKLQLVDLTTFQFANRVPEVVSLCKVKDYIKTHNNQPVINVFSTMHATPATLLDELKSITVNLADSAARCHCGLCGGGARIDHRAVCGFGQNIHVSVEDANQAAYLCQALKAYLPHFIALNDSSPFNQPDPADAVPSPIRPRPELGSVEIGICDSPLTLPHAAMLCGYAQLLVNLLLAVQPDVPVDRDACYASNLRNARRAGVSAHYTDPLKGETVMLKQHIDATLTLLTQLSKEDECGVIKYFRHYLQQEYHDGELLRHNLDVGVGTAGIARSMINLLIPPEHIIVNEQSMLQRSAYETL from the coding sequence ATGCAGCACACTTCTTTTACACGCGCCCATCGCCACACCATCAGTACCGAGTTGAAGCTGCAATTGGTCGATTTGACTACCTTTCAGTTTGCCAATCGCGTGCCGGAAGTGGTCAGCCTGTGCAAGGTGAAAGATTATATAAAAACCCATAATAATCAGCCTGTCATCAATGTATTCAGTACCATGCATGCCACGCCCGCTACGTTGCTTGACGAGCTGAAAAGTATTACCGTCAACCTGGCAGACAGCGCCGCTCGCTGCCACTGCGGGTTATGCGGCGGCGGGGCACGAATCGACCACCGGGCTGTCTGCGGATTCGGCCAGAATATTCACGTCAGCGTTGAGGACGCCAATCAGGCCGCTTATCTTTGTCAGGCGCTAAAGGCATACTTGCCGCATTTTATCGCATTGAATGATTCGTCGCCGTTTAACCAACCCGACCCCGCTGACGCGGTACCTTCCCCCATCAGACCAAGGCCGGAGCTGGGTAGCGTCGAAATCGGCATATGCGATTCGCCCCTTACCTTGCCCCATGCGGCCATGCTGTGCGGCTATGCGCAGCTGTTGGTCAATTTGCTGCTTGCCGTTCAGCCTGATGTCCCCGTAGATCGAGACGCCTGCTACGCCAGCAACCTGCGCAATGCACGCCGTGCGGGCGTGTCAGCCCATTATACCGATCCCCTGAAGGGAGAAACCGTCATGTTGAAGCAGCACATTGACGCCACGCTAACGCTGTTGACGCAACTCAGCAAGGAGGATGAGTGCGGCGTAATAAAATACTTCCGTCATTATTTGCAGCAAGAATATCATGACGGAGAATTGTTACGTCATAACTTGGACGTTGGTGTCGGCACGGCTGGCATCGCCCGTTCCATGATCAATTTACTGATCCCTCCTGAGCATATTATTGTTAATGAGCAATCCATGCTCCAGCGGAGTGCCTATGAAACTTTATGA
- a CDS encoding helix-turn-helix domain-containing protein, with protein sequence MNELDIAEVAKRSGLAASALRYYEEQGLIHSIGRRGLRRQYHPSVLQTLAIIKLGRQAGLQLTEISAMFNAQGQMQIDRQRLAAKATEIDNTIRRLSAVRDGLRHVVACPASDHLSCPSFQRMLKLLPE encoded by the coding sequence ATGAACGAGCTGGACATTGCCGAGGTGGCAAAACGCAGCGGTTTGGCAGCATCCGCGTTGCGTTACTATGAAGAGCAAGGATTGATCCATTCGATTGGTCGTCGCGGCTTGCGCAGGCAATACCATCCGAGCGTGTTACAAACGCTGGCGATTATCAAACTGGGTCGGCAGGCTGGCCTGCAATTGACGGAAATCAGCGCCATGTTTAATGCGCAGGGACAAATGCAGATAGATCGTCAACGTCTGGCGGCCAAAGCGACAGAAATAGATAACACCATTCGGCGCCTGAGTGCGGTACGCGATGGTTTACGGCATGTGGTCGCTTGCCCGGCCAGTGACCATTTATCCTGCCCGTCATTTCAAAGAATGCTTAAACTATTGCCTGAGTAA
- a CDS encoding DUF2938 domain-containing protein — MTTTNTIIATCFIGILGTGVMDVWALILRKMFGIKPLDYALVGRWVGLMRHGQFCHRTIITTPSIAGERQLGWLLHYAIGMACAAVLIAAAGWPWLYAPTLAPALLVGVSSVIAPLLVMQPAFGFGFAATKTSSPLQACLRSLMAHGVFGIGLYLAARLFNELGCFMP, encoded by the coding sequence ATGACCACTACCAATACCATCATCGCCACTTGTTTTATCGGTATCCTCGGCACCGGCGTTATGGATGTATGGGCATTGATACTGCGAAAAATGTTCGGCATCAAACCGCTGGATTATGCCTTGGTAGGGCGCTGGGTCGGCCTGATGAGGCACGGGCAATTTTGCCACCGAACCATCATAACCACGCCGTCGATAGCCGGGGAGCGCCAGCTCGGTTGGTTGTTGCATTACGCCATCGGCATGGCCTGCGCGGCGGTATTGATAGCCGCCGCCGGCTGGCCATGGCTGTATGCGCCAACCCTGGCACCGGCGCTGTTGGTCGGCGTCAGCAGCGTTATCGCACCGCTGCTGGTGATGCAGCCGGCGTTTGGTTTTGGCTTTGCGGCGACCAAAACGTCATCCCCGCTGCAAGCCTGTCTGCGTAGTCTGATGGCACATGGCGTGTTCGGCATCGGGTTGTATCTGGCGGCACGGCTATTCAATGAGCTGGGCTGTTTTATGCCATAA
- a CDS encoding IS3 family transposase (programmed frameshift), producing MTGILLGQEVRKRKTPQEKIAIIQQTMEPGMNVSHVARLHGIQPSLLFKWKKQYQEGSLTAVAAGEEVVPASELTAALKQVRELQRLLGKKTMEVEILKEAVEYGQSPKMDSARALVAKGRGIALVSRTMGVSRAQLSLRINRSADWQDRRCKRRNDEADAEILSELLDIISDMPSYGYRRVWGILRKQRRTEGLTPVNAKRLYRIMSEHNLLLLHDKPERPKREHKGKIAVAESDMRWCSDGFEFGCDNGEKLRVTFALDCCDREAIDWAASTGGYDSSTVQDVMLRSVEKRFGDRLPETPVQWLTDNGSAYTAHETRRFAKELNLEPCTTAVSSPQSNGMAERFVKTMKEDYIAFMPKPDVRTALRNLAAAFTHYNENHPHSALGYHSPREYRRQRASLT from the exons ATGACCGGGATCCTGTTAGGGCAAGAAGTCCGTAAACGTAAAACTCCTCAGGAAAAGATCGCCATTATCCAGCAGACGATGGAGCCAGGCATGAATGTCTCCCATGTCGCCCGCCTGCATGGCATCCAGCCCAGCCTGCTGTTTAAGTGGAAGAAGCAGTATCAGGAAGGCAGCCTCACCGCCGTTGCGGCCGGAGAAGAAGTCGTTCCAGCTTCTGAGCTTACTGCTGCTCTGAAGCAGGTCCGGGAGCTTCAGCGCCTGCTGGGCAAGAAGACGATGGAAGTTGAGATCCTGAAAGAAGCTGTGGAGTACGGTCAGTCGC CGAAAATGGATAGCGCACGCGCCCTTGTTGCCAAAGGACGGGGAATAGCCCTGGTCAGCCGCACCATGGGCGTGTCGCGTGCGCAGCTGTCACTGCGAATTAACCGTTCTGCCGACTGGCAGGACAGGCGCTGTAAGCGGCGTAATGATGAAGCAGACGCTGAAATACTGTCAGAGCTCCTCGATATCATCAGCGATATGCCCAGTTACGGCTATCGCCGTGTGTGGGGCATCCTGCGTAAGCAACGTCGCACAGAGGGGCTGACACCCGTGAACGCCAAACGGCTTTACAGGATAATGAGCGAGCATAATCTGTTGTTATTGCATGACAAACCAGAGCGGCCAAAGCGTGAACATAAGGGCAAAATAGCGGTGGCAGAAAGCGATATGCGCTGGTGTTCAGATGGCTTCGAGTTCGGCTGTGACAACGGAGAAAAACTGCGGGTTACGTTCGCGCTGGACTGTTGCGACAGAGAGGCCATAGACTGGGCTGCAAGCACCGGAGGCTACGACAGTTCGACGGTGCAGGATGTGATGCTGAGGTCGGTGGAAAAGCGCTTCGGCGACAGGCTGCCGGAAACACCAGTGCAGTGGCTGACGGACAACGGTTCAGCATATACCGCGCATGAAACGCGGAGGTTCGCCAAAGAGCTGAATCTGGAGCCGTGTACAACAGCGGTGAGCAGCCCGCAGAGCAATGGCATGGCCGAACGGTTCGTGAAGACGATGAAGGAAGACTATATCGCGTTCATGCCGAAACCGGATGTGAGAACAGCCCTGCGAAACCTTGCAGCGGCGTTCACGCATTACAATGAAAACCACCCGCACAGTGCGCTGGGATATCACTCTCCGAGAGAATACCGGCGGCAACGTGCATCGTTAACCTAA
- a CDS encoding GNAT family N-acetyltransferase — MIRKIISFASGWRVGTAEEYRTCYRLYGGSFVTHPDVLNFMQRQLNLRHNYYIKKGENNALLGGMCTNGTKEIALIGRTSQQSGIDLFPFNKDEIILPISRCVKTVIPYRSKILSRINGRCTLNATFSLNSHREICLAKTCGKGGYSASTKNSRNRELKKFLSSGGEVVDQALLTPTQIVDIYFELYAKRWGERPANERQMMDMITSLRDMIFGYVLFYNGQPCAFQLITRADSPEWICFDYVNGGYDRQYNGFCPGTIVTWLNVRAAYELCQRQDKEMRYSFGKPTEAYKDRWCQRAPLGRTLSF, encoded by the coding sequence ATGATACGGAAAATTATTTCCTTCGCATCCGGTTGGCGCGTAGGCACAGCAGAAGAATATAGAACATGTTATCGCCTGTATGGCGGCAGTTTTGTAACCCACCCTGACGTTTTAAATTTTATGCAGCGTCAGTTAAACCTGCGGCATAATTACTACATCAAAAAAGGAGAAAATAACGCTCTGCTCGGCGGCATGTGTACCAATGGAACGAAAGAAATTGCTCTCATTGGCCGCACGTCCCAACAATCGGGCATCGATCTGTTCCCCTTTAACAAAGATGAAATTATTTTACCCATCAGCCGCTGTGTTAAAACAGTGATCCCCTATCGTTCAAAGATCCTATCCCGCATTAACGGCCGCTGTACGCTCAACGCCACCTTCTCACTGAATAGTCATCGTGAAATATGCCTGGCTAAAACCTGTGGCAAAGGCGGCTATTCGGCATCAACTAAAAACAGTCGCAACCGTGAGTTGAAAAAATTCCTCAGTTCAGGCGGTGAGGTCGTCGATCAGGCACTATTAACACCGACTCAAATCGTCGATATTTATTTTGAGCTGTATGCAAAACGCTGGGGTGAAAGACCCGCGAATGAGCGACAAATGATGGACATGATAACCTCCCTGCGTGATATGATTTTCGGTTATGTGCTGTTCTATAACGGCCAGCCGTGCGCATTCCAACTCATTACCCGCGCTGACAGTCCAGAGTGGATCTGCTTTGATTATGTCAATGGTGGCTATGATCGCCAATACAACGGATTTTGCCCAGGCACGATCGTAACATGGTTAAACGTTCGTGCTGCATACGAGCTATGCCAACGGCAAGATAAAGAGATGCGCTACTCTTTTGGCAAGCCGACGGAAGCGTATAAAGACCGCTGGTGTCAACGTGCGCCGCTGGGGCGCACGCTGTCGTTTTAA
- a CDS encoding LysR family transcriptional regulator: MEINSIGDIAAFVAAVKAGSYTQAAGSLGLSRSAIGKSIVRLETRMGVRLLNRTTRSLSLTDEGRVMFDRCRQILEDLEEVDATMAMRRVKPTGTLRLSAPLSFGQRHILPILDIYLKKWPELRAEVSFSDRFVDLIEEGFDIAIRIGEPRDDSRILTRTIASQRIVTCASPDYLSSRGVPQTPEQLTHHDTIFLLSAEKRRCWRFTTPEGVFVYDGPGRLNLDSSEAMRESAIAGFGIVHLPTYLLADDLRRGKLIPVLEKYPFPPEPIRIIYPSKRHLSPRIRAFIDLLVASWQQGVPWE, translated from the coding sequence ATGGAGATCAACAGCATTGGCGATATCGCCGCGTTCGTGGCTGCGGTAAAAGCGGGCAGTTATACCCAGGCTGCGGGTTCGCTTGGGCTCAGCCGTTCGGCCATTGGCAAAAGTATCGTCAGGCTTGAAACCCGTATGGGAGTTCGACTGCTTAACCGCACTACCCGGAGTCTGAGTCTTACCGATGAAGGGAGGGTCATGTTTGACCGTTGCCGGCAAATATTGGAAGACCTTGAGGAAGTTGATGCCACCATGGCGATGCGCAGGGTTAAGCCAACGGGGACTCTCCGGCTTAGCGCGCCGCTCTCTTTTGGGCAGCGGCATATTCTTCCTATTCTGGATATTTATCTGAAAAAGTGGCCAGAACTACGGGCAGAGGTGTCTTTCAGTGACAGATTTGTCGACCTTATTGAAGAAGGCTTTGATATAGCTATCCGCATCGGTGAACCTCGCGACGACTCACGTATTCTTACCCGTACGATTGCTTCACAACGCATTGTCACTTGTGCATCACCCGACTACTTATCGTCCCGCGGCGTCCCGCAAACACCCGAACAATTAACTCACCATGACACTATCTTTCTTCTGAGCGCCGAGAAAAGACGATGCTGGCGGTTTACAACCCCAGAAGGCGTCTTTGTTTATGATGGGCCGGGAAGGCTCAACCTTGACAGCTCGGAAGCCATGCGAGAGTCGGCAATTGCCGGATTTGGTATTGTTCACTTACCGACCTATTTGCTTGCTGACGATTTGCGTAGGGGGAAATTGATACCGGTGCTAGAGAAATATCCTTTTCCGCCAGAACCTATTCGGATCATTTATCCCAGTAAACGCCACTTATCGCCGCGAATTCGTGCTTTTATTGACCTGCTGGTGGCAAGTTGGCAGCAAGGCGTGCCTTGGGAATAA
- the tnpA gene encoding IS66-like element accessory protein TnpA — MYEYKPSRPFITEALRLRFEAGLSYRQIGEQLDVGMSAVHKLVQRFLRANLMWPLDESWTADKLELALFPSTRPRPDSDLQQRRPNYSNSFKLHLVELTMKPGVSVAQVARANDINANLLFNWRHQYKLGKLTSDNRQGAAFLPVVLSPEKAPEAPAPATGGNRRQTDLQNTTASTLTCELLLPAGTLRLSGTITAAMLQTLVRELDEAGKR, encoded by the coding sequence GTGTACGAATACAAACCCTCGCGCCCTTTCATCACTGAGGCGCTCCGCTTAAGGTTCGAGGCCGGACTTTCTTACCGCCAAATCGGCGAACAGCTTGATGTTGGTATGTCCGCTGTCCATAAGTTGGTCCAGCGCTTCCTGCGGGCCAACCTCATGTGGCCACTTGATGAAAGCTGGACGGCCGATAAACTTGAGTTGGCACTCTTTCCTTCAACCCGCCCCAGGCCAGACAGCGATCTTCAGCAACGCAGGCCCAATTACTCCAACAGCTTCAAGCTCCACCTCGTTGAGCTAACAATGAAACCTGGCGTCAGCGTGGCTCAGGTTGCCCGTGCCAACGACATTAATGCCAACCTGCTGTTCAACTGGCGACATCAATACAAATTGGGAAAGCTGACCTCTGATAATCGGCAGGGCGCCGCGTTTTTGCCCGTCGTACTTTCCCCCGAAAAAGCTCCCGAGGCCCCTGCCCCGGCGACGGGCGGCAACCGTCGCCAAACAGATTTACAAAACACGACGGCTTCAACATTGACCTGTGAACTGCTTCTGCCCGCCGGCACTTTACGTCTGAGTGGCACTATCACGGCGGCAATGTTGCAGACGCTGGTACGCGAACTGGATGAGGCAGGGAAACGATGA
- the tnpB gene encoding IS66 family insertion sequence element accessory protein TnpB (TnpB, as the term is used for proteins encoded by IS66 family insertion elements, is considered an accessory protein, since TnpC, encoded by a neighboring gene, is a DDE family transposase.): MITLPSGSRIWLVAGITDMRNGFNGLAARVQNVLNDDPFGGHLFIFRGRRGDMIKILWADEDGLCLFVKRLERGRFVWPGVSDGKIHLTPAQLAMLLEGLNWKHPQRVYQPGLRV, from the coding sequence ATGATCACTTTGCCTTCAGGCTCCCGGATCTGGCTCGTCGCCGGTATTACAGACATGCGCAACGGCTTCAACGGTCTGGCGGCGCGCGTACAGAACGTGCTCAACGACGACCCGTTCGGCGGCCATCTGTTCATCTTCCGCGGACGCCGCGGTGACATGATAAAAATACTGTGGGCCGATGAGGATGGTCTTTGCCTGTTCGTCAAACGCCTCGAACGCGGCCGCTTCGTCTGGCCCGGCGTCAGCGACGGCAAAATCCACCTGACGCCGGCGCAGCTGGCGATGCTGCTTGAAGGCCTCAACTGGAAACACCCTCAGCGCGTATATCAGCCTGGCTTGCGGGTATAA
- a CDS encoding alpha/beta hydrolase, with product MITQPTQQAVKEWSESVAGLAPVLTGQDTLTSMNEIRNAYSRMLAKNPAPVGVGFTQIDMGGIPGTLVTPDNLKTDAIVMYIHGGAYIVGEPAGYHGIGGNYASLLGARVYMPDYRLAPEYPFPTPVTDTVDAYEWLIEQGVDASNIVLVGESAGGAMVVTVMVAARNRGLPLPAGGVSISPWANLEHSGASMTNREGLDPLNTKAGLDLLARTFLGDALPNHPMASPVFADVTELPPILIQIGENELMLSDAIRLATHLSDNRVRVNLEVWPGMFHAWHFFSTLQPEALQAIESSVIFIKQALQNAAK from the coding sequence ATGATTACTCAACCCACCCAGCAAGCCGTAAAAGAATGGTCAGAAAGTGTAGCCGGTCTGGCTCCGGTCCTCACAGGTCAGGATACCCTGACCTCGATGAATGAAATCCGTAACGCCTATAGCCGTATGTTGGCTAAAAATCCTGCGCCTGTCGGCGTTGGTTTTACTCAGATCGATATGGGAGGTATCCCGGGAACCCTGGTTACACCAGACAATCTTAAAACCGATGCCATCGTGATGTATATCCACGGCGGAGCCTATATCGTCGGTGAACCCGCGGGCTATCACGGCATTGGTGGCAACTATGCCAGCCTGCTGGGTGCTCGAGTCTATATGCCGGATTATCGTCTAGCGCCGGAGTACCCTTTCCCAACGCCGGTCACCGATACGGTGGATGCCTATGAATGGCTGATTGAACAAGGCGTCGACGCCAGCAACATCGTGCTGGTGGGCGAGTCGGCGGGTGGAGCGATGGTGGTCACCGTTATGGTTGCAGCGCGCAACAGAGGCCTCCCGCTTCCGGCGGGCGGCGTGTCTATTTCCCCCTGGGCCAACCTCGAACACAGCGGTGCATCCATGACCAACAGAGAAGGTCTGGATCCACTGAACACCAAAGCGGGTTTGGATTTACTGGCACGTACCTTCCTGGGTGACGCATTGCCCAATCATCCCATGGCATCCCCGGTATTTGCCGACGTCACGGAGCTGCCGCCGATACTGATTCAGATTGGTGAAAACGAACTGATGCTGAGCGATGCCATACGCCTAGCGACACACCTGAGCGATAACCGCGTGCGCGTCAATCTGGAAGTATGGCCGGGTATGTTCCACGCCTGGCATTTCTTCTCGACGCTGCAGCCAGAAGCGCTACAGGCCATCGAAAGTTCAGTCATCTTTATCAAGCAAGCGCTGCAGAATGCCGCAAAGTAA
- a CDS encoding PaaI family thioesterase: protein MSSEPLFMNVVNGLAEMSPVAKVLGWKFLKYNSEEKEVHVEFDASNSLVNPMGCIQGGVLSAMLDDSMGPAIYITMPQGKVAVTVESKTNFVNAAFPGKIYGKGRIAHAKSSIIFTSGELLNEAGDVIATATATFKMFSFEVTDLTWTKKVS from the coding sequence ATGTCTAGTGAACCACTTTTCATGAATGTTGTTAATGGCCTGGCTGAAATGTCTCCTGTTGCAAAAGTGCTTGGCTGGAAGTTCCTTAAATACAATAGCGAAGAGAAAGAAGTCCATGTTGAGTTTGATGCAAGCAATTCGCTAGTAAACCCGATGGGATGTATTCAAGGAGGCGTACTCTCGGCAATGTTGGATGATTCAATGGGGCCAGCCATTTATATCACGATGCCTCAAGGGAAAGTTGCTGTCACCGTTGAGTCGAAGACTAACTTTGTAAATGCCGCTTTTCCAGGGAAGATATATGGCAAGGGCCGCATTGCTCATGCAAAGAGCTCTATTATATTTACATCTGGTGAATTACTTAACGAGGCAGGGGATGTTATTGCAACGGCTACTGCAACGTTCAAGATGTTTTCTTTTGAGGTGACGGATTTGACGTGGACGAAGAAAGTGTCATGA
- a CDS encoding LysR family transcriptional regulator: MKISLNLIVALDAVNKFKTLSCAANKLCKTPSALSYQIKKAESILGVVILDRKQYRTTFTDMGRLILEDGLKVIKAARELEYKIEMSKFHGDRSLKVLISNRLPVILAKCFISSSRRLPVIEVIFYDSEDMINELDPDVVLSDRKESIMGFKMLHMLEGTMLLLSPEKAFSSVPYVSLRNEDVMCDASCHRNVVTSSFSDKWSLMQSLPASGAIPDILVNEFMKTNGFISKPTNLTYSYSVCHRESLRDEYIKHLIYIVNDLPRN, from the coding sequence ATGAAAATTAGTCTTAATTTGATCGTGGCATTAGATGCAGTAAATAAATTTAAAACACTTTCTTGTGCCGCAAATAAATTATGCAAAACCCCATCCGCACTTAGTTACCAGATTAAAAAGGCGGAGTCCATACTTGGCGTGGTAATTCTTGACAGGAAACAGTACAGAACCACCTTTACCGATATGGGACGACTTATTCTAGAAGATGGATTAAAAGTCATCAAAGCAGCAAGGGAACTAGAATATAAAATTGAAATGTCAAAATTTCATGGTGATCGTTCTTTAAAGGTGCTTATATCTAATCGCCTCCCAGTCATACTTGCTAAGTGTTTCATATCTAGCTCACGTAGATTACCTGTCATAGAAGTCATTTTTTATGATTCTGAGGATATGATTAATGAATTGGATCCTGATGTGGTTTTGAGCGATCGAAAAGAATCTATTATGGGTTTTAAGATGCTTCATATGTTAGAAGGAACAATGCTCCTTCTCTCACCAGAAAAAGCATTTAGCTCTGTACCCTATGTTTCTCTCAGAAACGAAGATGTTATGTGTGATGCTAGCTGCCATCGAAATGTAGTAACATCATCTTTCTCTGATAAATGGAGTCTAATGCAATCATTGCCTGCGTCTGGAGCTATTCCTGATATTTTAGTCAATGAGTTTATGAAAACTAATGGTTTCATAAGTAAGCCAACCAATCTTACTTACTCATATTCTGTATGTCATCGAGAAAGTCTTCGGGATGAATATATCAAACACCTAATTTATATAGTAAATGATTTACCTAGGAATTAA
- a CDS encoding L-dopachrome tautomerase-related protein, translated as MKKISITKTLLRAAIGLALAGTSISTLALSTHQVAALEQLASDRTVGETEIVATFRGAMPTGVTVTETGRIFVNFPRWGDDVPFTVAEVKNNEVIPYPNAKINQAVNSQPRSHFLSVQSVVADGQGKLWVLDTAAPKFSKPVDGGAKLVAIDLNTNKVVKTIVLHNDVVLPTTYVNDVRFDYRVGKAGMAYITDSSLSGTGGIIVVDLDSGKAVRRLTGDRSTSPEQGFVPVVEGETLLQRNSNGDTAPFSVASDGIALSADGKTLYYSPLSGRHLFSISTEMLRDPNVTEQQLSAAVKDLGEKGASDGLEADATGAVYAGDYERNAIRKMDKTGNWTTIAHGPHILWPDTLSIGPDGYLYFTVNQLHRQPGFHMGKDKRQKPYALLRVKINAAPASTK; from the coding sequence ATGAAAAAGATTAGCATCACTAAAACGCTGTTAAGAGCAGCGATCGGCCTAGCGTTAGCCGGAACTTCAATTAGTACGCTGGCTTTATCAACTCATCAGGTGGCAGCGCTTGAACAACTTGCAAGTGATCGTACTGTAGGTGAAACCGAAATCGTTGCGACTTTCCGTGGTGCAATGCCTACAGGAGTAACGGTTACAGAAACCGGCAGAATTTTCGTTAATTTTCCACGTTGGGGAGATGATGTTCCATTCACCGTGGCGGAAGTTAAAAATAATGAGGTCATACCATACCCGAATGCGAAAATTAATCAGGCAGTTAATAGCCAGCCTAGAAGTCACTTCCTGAGTGTACAAAGTGTTGTGGCCGATGGACAGGGGAAACTCTGGGTGTTGGATACTGCTGCGCCTAAATTCTCTAAACCCGTGGACGGTGGTGCAAAATTAGTGGCTATCGATCTGAATACCAACAAAGTAGTCAAAACTATTGTCTTACATAATGACGTAGTCCTACCTACCACATACGTCAATGACGTACGTTTTGACTACCGAGTTGGTAAAGCTGGTATGGCTTACATTACCGATTCGTCCCTATCTGGTACTGGTGGCATCATCGTAGTTGATCTGGATTCAGGTAAAGCGGTACGCCGACTTACCGGCGATCGTTCGACGTCACCGGAGCAAGGCTTTGTACCGGTAGTTGAAGGGGAAACTCTTCTGCAGCGTAATTCGAATGGGGATACTGCTCCATTTAGCGTGGCCTCTGACGGTATTGCATTGTCTGCTGACGGTAAAACGCTGTATTACAGCCCACTTTCGGGGCGTCATTTGTTCTCGATCTCAACTGAAATGCTTCGTGACCCGAATGTGACTGAGCAACAGTTGTCTGCAGCGGTAAAAGACCTAGGTGAGAAAGGGGCTTCTGATGGCCTGGAAGCTGATGCAACAGGTGCCGTATATGCCGGAGACTATGAGCGTAACGCTATTCGTAAAATGGATAAAACAGGTAACTGGACAACCATTGCTCATGGGCCTCATATCCTCTGGCCCGATACACTTTCGATTGGTCCCGATGGTTACCTGTACTTCACAGTGAATCAACTTCATCGTCAACCAGGATTCCACATGGGTAAAGATAAACGACAGAAACCTTATGCATTACTCAGGGTGAAAATTAACGCCGCACCAGCGAGTACCAAATAA